A part of Denitratisoma oestradiolicum genomic DNA contains:
- a CDS encoding CaiB/BaiF CoA transferase family protein, producing the protein MPNALAHLRVVEIGQGISGPYCSKLLADLGADVIKVEPPLTGDPLRQAGAFPNDEDDPSKGTLFRYLNANKRSIECDLNSAEGKRTLLDLVEAADLVIENLGAGVLEGFNLGFDEFEKANSKIALIRISDFGQTGPYSGQPASDLTVQASAQWVNNHHVPELPLLQAGGRIPDYNVGIYAAAAALTAYSMASVAGKAVYFDVSKQESLVCCLGAVWLHIETLTSLGWGIPAERHFPFPGVVRCKDGLVSINALTGQHFIDCCHLLDVPQYIPKQMEITYGGPDFDGFFRDIEPWLMERTVEDVVDICQAMRIPSVPISNGKTILELPQLKARSFFIRDPDEDFIRPSFPYRLEHTPPSLRKGAPRLGADNPVTGSTTWSPRDSTYQSKGLGNGEFPFEGLRVIDLGIFWAGPYISCYLGAYGADVIKVESIQRADAFRFQCAYPEEGPDWYERSSIYQHTNLSKRNLTLNLDAPEGMRLFEKLLAKADVVIENFTARVMDNFGLTAERLKEINPNLITVRVPGFGLEGPWRDFTSFGMPLEQVSAMSWVTGNPDGPPVNLGGYADVFVGMHAVVALQAALIHRERTGQGQLVEVPQLEVGACLTAEQVITYSVTGKIVGRMGNRSDTMAPQGVYRCSCGQSVALSIRNDDDWNRFRKMSPVNTWALDGRFDSLKGRLAHHDEVDALISQWTSRITASSVITALREVEIPAAIVLTQPNIPSEPHLISRKFFQELDHPLTGVRRYPRWPWLQSMGPNGEHRFRAPTLGEHNHEILRDDLGLSDDEIALLATKEVIGTVPKGLG; encoded by the coding sequence ATGCCCAACGCCCTGGCGCATCTTCGGGTTGTAGAGATCGGACAAGGCATCTCGGGCCCGTATTGCAGCAAGTTGCTTGCCGATCTGGGCGCGGATGTGATCAAGGTGGAACCTCCGCTGACCGGTGATCCACTGCGCCAGGCAGGCGCCTTTCCCAATGATGAGGATGACCCGAGCAAGGGCACGCTGTTTCGCTACCTGAACGCCAACAAGCGAAGCATCGAATGTGATCTCAACTCCGCAGAAGGGAAAAGAACACTTCTCGACCTGGTGGAAGCTGCCGATCTGGTCATTGAAAATCTGGGGGCTGGCGTACTCGAAGGGTTCAACCTGGGATTCGATGAATTCGAGAAGGCCAACTCAAAGATTGCTTTGATCAGAATTTCAGACTTTGGCCAAACAGGCCCCTATTCTGGTCAACCCGCTAGCGACCTGACGGTGCAGGCCAGTGCGCAATGGGTGAATAATCACCATGTTCCGGAGCTCCCGTTGCTACAGGCCGGTGGCCGGATTCCGGACTACAACGTCGGCATCTATGCGGCCGCTGCTGCCCTCACAGCCTATTCCATGGCGTCCGTAGCAGGAAAGGCAGTTTACTTTGATGTATCCAAACAAGAGAGCTTGGTGTGCTGCCTAGGCGCAGTTTGGCTGCATATAGAGACACTGACCTCCCTGGGTTGGGGAATTCCTGCAGAACGACATTTCCCATTCCCTGGGGTAGTCCGTTGCAAGGATGGTCTGGTCAGCATCAATGCGTTGACCGGCCAGCATTTCATCGATTGCTGTCACCTGCTCGATGTGCCTCAGTACATTCCCAAGCAGATGGAAATCACCTATGGCGGACCGGACTTTGATGGATTCTTCCGCGATATCGAACCCTGGCTCATGGAGCGGACCGTTGAGGATGTCGTGGATATCTGCCAGGCGATGCGAATTCCCAGTGTGCCCATTTCCAATGGAAAAACCATTCTGGAGCTACCGCAGCTAAAAGCCAGGTCATTCTTCATCCGCGATCCCGACGAGGACTTCATCCGCCCCAGCTTCCCTTATCGACTCGAACACACACCCCCAAGCTTGCGCAAAGGGGCTCCCCGATTGGGAGCAGACAACCCGGTGACTGGATCGACGACCTGGAGCCCAAGGGACTCCACGTACCAATCAAAGGGACTAGGTAATGGCGAATTCCCATTCGAAGGATTGCGCGTGATAGATCTGGGAATATTTTGGGCCGGGCCCTATATCAGCTGCTATCTGGGCGCCTACGGCGCAGACGTCATCAAGGTGGAATCCATCCAGCGCGCAGACGCTTTCCGGTTTCAATGCGCCTACCCGGAAGAAGGTCCAGACTGGTACGAACGAAGCAGCATTTACCAGCATACCAACCTGAGTAAACGCAATCTCACACTCAATCTTGATGCTCCTGAGGGAATGCGACTCTTCGAGAAATTGTTGGCAAAGGCCGACGTCGTGATCGAGAATTTTACGGCCCGGGTAATGGACAACTTCGGACTCACCGCCGAGCGCCTCAAAGAGATCAATCCGAACCTGATTACTGTTCGCGTCCCAGGGTTTGGTCTTGAAGGACCATGGCGAGATTTCACTAGCTTTGGCATGCCATTGGAACAAGTTAGTGCGATGTCCTGGGTGACCGGAAACCCCGATGGTCCGCCAGTCAATCTGGGTGGTTATGCAGATGTATTCGTCGGCATGCATGCTGTGGTGGCGTTACAGGCGGCATTGATTCACCGCGAGCGCACGGGTCAAGGCCAGTTGGTTGAGGTACCGCAGTTGGAAGTCGGCGCATGCCTGACGGCAGAACAGGTAATCACCTATTCCGTAACGGGCAAGATTGTGGGGAGGATGGGAAACCGTAGCGATACGATGGCCCCTCAAGGCGTCTATCGTTGCTCATGTGGGCAATCGGTGGCTCTTTCCATCAGAAACGACGACGACTGGAATCGATTCCGGAAGATGTCCCCTGTGAACACCTGGGCACTGGATGGTCGCTTCGACTCCCTGAAGGGGCGGCTGGCGCACCACGATGAAGTCGATGCACTGATTTCCCAGTGGACAAGCCGGATTACGGCAAGCTCGGTCATTACCGCCCTCCGCGAGGTTGAGATTCCGGCAGCGATCGTGCTTACCCAGCCGAACATCCCCAGTGAACCTCACCTAATTTCTCGCAAGTTCTTTCAGGAACTCGACCATCCGCTGACAGGCGTGCGGCGCTATCCCCGATGGCCTTGGCTCCAGTCCATGGGGCCGAATGGAGAGCACCGATTTAGGGCTCCGACCCTGGGCGAACATAACCATGAAATTCTGCGCGACGATTTGGGGCTCTCGGACGATGAGATTGCTTTGCTTGCCACCAAAGAGGTCATCGGCACTGTCCCGAAAGGATTGGGATGA
- a CDS encoding efflux RND transporter permease subunit — MSDANTPRAMGISGRIAGYFLGNSLTPLIALIALLLGLFAVLVTPREEEPQINVTMANVFIPFPGASAKDVESLVARPAEQVLSRISGIEHVYSVSRPGMAVITVQYEVGQDPTQALVRLYDTIHSHRDWVSPNLGVGEPIIKPKGIDDVPIVSLTFWSRNPDQSGFDLQQVARAAEIEFKRISGTRDVYTIGGPGHMIRVVMDADRMNAHGVTAQDLKAALQLANASQPAGQLVAGNREVLVQTGSYIESAEDVKRLVVGVSRNRPVFMADVAQVVDGPNQPFQYVWHGLGGEEYPAVTLAVSKKPGVNAADVAAAVIARAHSLGDTVIPQGVEFTVTRNYGATATDKAQKLIGKLVFATTFVVLLVFFALGRREALIVGAAVTLTLAATLFASWAWGFTLNRVSLFALIFSIGILVDDAIVVVENIHRWQGLESGTPLVKLIPRAVDEVGGPTILATFTVIAALLPMAFVTGLMGPYMSPIPINASMGMFISLAIAFVITPWLALRLMKPAHAPLPPGGGEGKNSPARLEAFFRRTLTPFLWGAAARAARRRLWMGVAFAILVSVSLGLVKLVVLKMLPFDNKSEFQVVLDMPVGTPLEQTAGVLREISAHLATVKEVRDTQSYSGAASPINFNGLVRQYYLRAGPEMGDIQVNLVDKSQRSRKSHDIAVGVRETVVAIAARHGGNAKVVEVPPGPPVLSPIVAEVYGPDYEGQLAVAKAVRQVFEGTADIVGVDDTADEDAKKVLLRVDQAKAALMGVAQQDIVEVVRLGLSGEDVTPVHDGESKYEVPVRVVLPAERQDSLDPLLKLRVRADAAHGGRLVPVSELVTAQPTLRDKTRFHKDLLPVVYVTADMGGRLDSPLYGMFDARGKLKDLALPQGGRLGEYFIRQPADPYASYAIKWDGEWQVTFETFRDMGTAYGVGLILIYLLVVAHFRSYLVPLIIMAPIPLTLIGVMPGHALFGAQFTATSMIGMIALAGIIVRNSILLVDFIRQQVAGGMELAEAVVQSAAIRAKPIVLTGLAAMLGALFILDDPIFNGLAISLIFGILVSTLLTLVVIPVLYYAAMQGRPTT; from the coding sequence ATGAGCGACGCCAATACCCCTCGCGCCATGGGTATTTCCGGCCGCATCGCCGGTTACTTCCTGGGCAATTCCCTGACCCCGCTGATCGCCCTGATCGCGCTGCTGCTGGGCCTCTTCGCCGTCCTGGTGACGCCCCGGGAGGAAGAGCCCCAGATCAACGTCACCATGGCCAACGTCTTCATTCCCTTTCCCGGCGCCTCGGCCAAGGATGTGGAAAGCCTCGTGGCGCGGCCGGCGGAGCAGGTGCTGTCGCGCATCTCCGGCATCGAGCATGTGTATTCCGTATCCCGTCCGGGCATGGCGGTGATCACCGTGCAGTACGAAGTGGGGCAGGACCCCACCCAGGCCCTGGTGCGCCTCTACGACACCATCCACTCCCACCGGGACTGGGTGTCTCCGAATCTTGGCGTCGGCGAGCCCATCATCAAGCCCAAGGGCATCGACGACGTGCCCATCGTCAGCCTCACCTTCTGGAGCCGCAATCCGGATCAGTCGGGCTTTGACCTGCAACAGGTGGCCCGGGCGGCCGAGATCGAGTTCAAGCGCATCTCCGGCACCCGGGATGTCTACACCATCGGCGGCCCCGGCCACATGATCCGGGTGGTGATGGACGCCGACCGCATGAACGCCCACGGGGTGACCGCCCAGGATCTGAAGGCGGCCCTGCAACTGGCCAACGCCTCCCAGCCCGCCGGGCAACTGGTGGCCGGCAACCGGGAGGTGCTGGTGCAGACCGGCAGCTACATCGAATCCGCCGAGGACGTGAAACGCCTGGTGGTGGGGGTGAGCCGGAACCGGCCGGTGTTCATGGCCGACGTGGCCCAGGTGGTCGATGGTCCCAATCAGCCCTTCCAGTATGTCTGGCACGGCCTGGGCGGCGAGGAATATCCGGCGGTGACCCTGGCCGTCTCCAAGAAGCCCGGGGTCAATGCCGCCGACGTGGCCGCGGCGGTGATCGCCCGTGCCCACAGCCTGGGAGACACGGTGATCCCGCAAGGGGTCGAGTTCACCGTCACCCGGAATTACGGTGCGACGGCCACCGACAAGGCGCAAAAACTGATCGGCAAGCTGGTCTTCGCCACCACCTTCGTGGTGCTGCTGGTGTTCTTCGCCCTGGGCCGGCGGGAGGCGCTGATCGTCGGCGCCGCCGTGACCCTGACCCTGGCCGCGACGCTCTTTGCTTCCTGGGCCTGGGGCTTCACCCTGAACCGGGTGTCCCTGTTCGCCCTGATCTTTTCCATCGGCATCCTGGTGGACGATGCCATCGTGGTGGTGGAGAACATCCACCGCTGGCAGGGCCTGGAGTCGGGCACGCCGCTGGTGAAACTGATCCCCCGGGCGGTGGACGAGGTGGGCGGCCCCACCATCCTGGCCACCTTCACGGTGATCGCGGCCCTGCTGCCCATGGCCTTCGTCACCGGCCTGATGGGGCCCTACATGAGCCCGATCCCGATCAATGCCTCCATGGGCATGTTCATCTCCCTGGCCATCGCCTTCGTGATCACGCCCTGGCTGGCGCTGCGGCTGATGAAACCCGCCCACGCTCCCCTCCCACCCGGCGGGGGAGAGGGAAAAAATTCTCCGGCCCGCCTGGAAGCCTTCTTCCGCCGCACCCTGACACCTTTCCTGTGGGGCGCCGCTGCCCGGGCCGCCCGCCGCAGGCTCTGGATGGGGGTCGCCTTCGCCATCCTGGTTTCGGTAAGCCTCGGCCTGGTCAAGCTGGTGGTGCTGAAGATGCTGCCCTTCGACAACAAGAGCGAGTTCCAGGTGGTGCTGGACATGCCCGTGGGCACGCCCCTGGAGCAGACCGCCGGGGTGCTGCGGGAAATCTCTGCTCATTTGGCCACGGTGAAGGAGGTGCGTGACACCCAGAGCTACTCGGGCGCCGCCAGTCCCATCAACTTCAACGGTCTGGTGCGCCAGTACTATCTGCGGGCTGGGCCGGAGATGGGGGACATCCAGGTGAATCTGGTGGACAAGAGCCAGCGCTCCCGCAAGAGCCACGACATCGCGGTTGGGGTGCGGGAAACGGTGGTAGCCATCGCCGCCCGCCACGGCGGCAATGCCAAGGTGGTGGAGGTGCCCCCCGGCCCGCCGGTGCTCTCGCCCATCGTGGCCGAGGTCTACGGCCCGGATTACGAAGGCCAGCTGGCGGTGGCAAAGGCCGTGCGCCAGGTCTTTGAGGGCACCGCCGACATCGTCGGCGTGGACGATACTGCCGACGAGGATGCGAAGAAGGTGCTGCTGCGGGTGGACCAGGCCAAGGCGGCCCTGATGGGCGTGGCCCAGCAGGACATCGTCGAGGTGGTGCGCCTGGGGCTCTCCGGCGAGGACGTGACGCCGGTCCATGACGGCGAATCCAAGTACGAGGTGCCGGTGCGGGTGGTGCTGCCGGCGGAACGCCAGGACTCCCTGGACCCGTTGCTCAAGCTGAGGGTGCGGGCCGATGCTGCCCATGGCGGCAGGCTGGTGCCGGTCTCCGAACTGGTGACGGCCCAGCCCACTTTGCGCGACAAGACCCGCTTCCACAAGGATTTGCTGCCGGTGGTCTATGTCACCGCCGACATGGGGGGCCGTCTCGACTCGCCGCTGTACGGCATGTTCGACGCCCGCGGCAAGCTGAAGGATCTGGCCCTGCCCCAGGGCGGCCGCCTGGGCGAGTATTTCATCCGCCAGCCCGCCGACCCCTACGCCAGTTATGCCATCAAGTGGGACGGCGAATGGCAGGTCACCTTTGAAACCTTCCGCGACATGGGCACTGCCTACGGCGTCGGCCTGATCCTGATCTATCTGCTGGTGGTAGCCCACTTCAGGAGCTATCTGGTGCCCCTGATCATCATGGCGCCGATCCCCCTCACCCTCATTGGCGTGATGCCGGGCCATGCCCTGTTCGGCGCCCAGTTCACCGCCACTTCCATGATCGGCATGATCGCCCTGGCCGGCATCATCGTGCGCAACTCCATCCTGCTGGTGGATTTCATCCGCCAGCAGGTGGCTGGCGGCATGGAGCTGGCCGAGGCGGTGGTGCAGTCCGCCGCGATCCGGGCCAAGCCCATCGTCCTGACGGGCCTGGCGGCCATGCTGGGGGCCCTGTTCATCCTTGACGATCCGATCTTCAATGGGCTGGCCATCAGCCTGATCTTCGGCATTCTGGTCTCCACACTCTTGACCCTGGTGGTGATCCCGGTGCTGTACTACGCGGCCATGCAGGGCCGTCCAACGACTTGA
- a CDS encoding YgaP family membrane protein, whose product MNTERLIRIFAGAFILISLTLAHLYGQADLSKLSWLWFTVFVGANLFQSGFTCFCPLEMILLKLGVPRGSSGQCK is encoded by the coding sequence ATGAACACCGAACGCCTGATCCGCATCTTTGCCGGCGCCTTCATCCTGATTTCCCTGACCCTGGCCCATCTCTACGGCCAGGCCGACCTGTCAAAACTGTCCTGGCTCTGGTTCACCGTCTTCGTCGGCGCCAACCTGTTCCAGAGCGGCTTCACCTGCTTCTGCCCCCTGGAGATGATCCTGCTCAAGCTGGGGGTGCCCAGGGGTTCCTCCGGCCAGTGCAAGTGA
- a CDS encoding BKACE family enzyme, whose protein sequence is MTYSQDIWDPSNEKQWVNAVAQSKLPPLVISVAMTGGVHGKESNPNLPETAEEQAQQAYDCYNAGATYVHLHARVPSQPWQTSTDSAVYRNMNRKVREKCPKIIINNTCGGGYGADLSQALAPLDANPEAASLDIGPLATRFIMKKRPEAGRMEDVNFEAVAPFGYEMTETYAKAMMDKGVRPEVEVFHPGCWSLVHNLIDKGLLKPPYLTQLVFGFQSGSYPTPKQIIHLVETAPKPCSLTVLGVGPWQPSVMTMGILMGMNVRTGMEDNLYMGKGQQVQSNAQLVEKVVRLARELGREIATPEQAREILGFSQTPTTYD, encoded by the coding sequence ATGACATATAGCCAGGACATTTGGGACCCGAGCAATGAGAAGCAATGGGTAAACGCGGTGGCGCAGAGCAAACTGCCGCCTTTGGTCATTTCCGTTGCCATGACAGGCGGCGTGCATGGCAAGGAGAGCAATCCCAACCTGCCGGAAACCGCGGAGGAGCAGGCCCAGCAAGCCTACGACTGCTACAACGCCGGGGCCACCTATGTTCACCTCCATGCCCGAGTCCCCAGCCAACCCTGGCAGACGAGCACGGACTCTGCGGTTTACCGGAACATGAACCGCAAGGTCCGGGAAAAGTGCCCCAAGATCATCATCAACAACACCTGCGGCGGCGGCTATGGCGCCGACCTGAGCCAGGCCCTGGCACCATTGGACGCCAACCCCGAAGCGGCGAGCCTCGACATCGGCCCCCTGGCAACCCGTTTCATCATGAAGAAGCGTCCGGAAGCCGGGCGCATGGAGGATGTGAACTTCGAAGCCGTGGCACCGTTTGGCTATGAAATGACGGAAACCTACGCCAAGGCCATGATGGATAAGGGCGTGCGTCCCGAAGTCGAAGTCTTCCATCCGGGCTGCTGGTCACTTGTGCACAATCTCATCGACAAGGGGCTTCTCAAGCCCCCCTATCTGACCCAACTCGTCTTCGGCTTCCAGAGCGGCAGCTATCCGACACCCAAGCAGATCATCCATCTGGTGGAAACGGCACCCAAGCCTTGCAGCCTGACCGTGCTGGGCGTAGGACCATGGCAACCCTCGGTCATGACCATGGGCATCCTGATGGGCATGAATGTGCGGACCGGGATGGAAGACAACCTGTATATGGGCAAGGGACAACAGGTTCAGAGCAATGCCCAGCTCGTGGAGAAGGTGGTGCGGCTGGCCCGGGAGCTTGGCCGCGAAATCGCCACCCCCGAGCAGGCCCGGGAAATACTCGGCTTCTCGCAGACCCCCACCACCTACGATTGA
- a CDS encoding sirohydrochlorin chelatase, translating into MKGIVLFGHGARNAEWVEPFHRIRAAILARVPEVPVEMGFLELMRPTFAEAVDGLVARGVTEIVVVPVFMAAGSHVKKDLPLMAAEIMERHPQLEIAIAAAVGESPQVIDAMATYILGAAG; encoded by the coding sequence ATGAAAGGCATCGTCCTGTTTGGTCACGGCGCCCGTAACGCGGAGTGGGTGGAACCCTTCCATCGCATCCGTGCCGCCATCCTAGCCCGAGTCCCGGAGGTGCCGGTGGAAATGGGTTTTCTGGAATTGATGCGCCCCACCTTCGCCGAGGCGGTGGATGGTCTGGTGGCACGGGGTGTGACGGAGATCGTGGTGGTGCCGGTGTTCATGGCGGCAGGTAGCCATGTGAAAAAGGATCTGCCCCTGATGGCAGCAGAAATCATGGAACGGCATCCGCAACTGGAAATCGCTATCGCTGCCGCCGTGGGGGAGTCGCCCCAGGTGATCGACGCCATGGCGACCTACATCCTCGGTGCGGCGGGGTGA
- a CDS encoding MFS transporter: protein MSSASSIPSRWQSVGLVLAVAAYVLSFFHRAAPAAIAADLQGAFQISAAQLGNLAATYFYVYTVMQLPTGVLVDTLGCRRVLVWGGVTAGLGSLLLGLAPSFEWALAGRTLVGLGVSVAFIAMLKLIATDYDESRFASMVGLGILLANLGSVAAGAPLAWLAQAIGWRTVFLAVGGLSLALALLSRFGIREVPRVRGDRTVWLGGLWRVMSNRATWPGFFANLGLAGAFFAFAGLWAVPYLTQVHGMGRGLASTHVSVYFIGYACGAALWGQVSDRLGRRRPVMIGVSGAHALLWWVWLMGSLPLWGSLLLCCALGLCSAGFTLSWACAKEVNPVALSGMATGLVNVGCFLGASILQPLFGWVMDLGWQGAILNGARLYSAADYANGIRLLALAALMGWCATFFIRETRCRNISGELK, encoded by the coding sequence ATGTCCTCCGCATCATCCATCCCGTCCCGCTGGCAATCAGTCGGTCTGGTTCTGGCCGTAGCGGCCTATGTGCTGTCCTTCTTCCACCGGGCGGCGCCGGCGGCCATCGCCGCCGATCTTCAGGGGGCCTTTCAGATCAGTGCGGCCCAGTTGGGCAACCTCGCCGCCACCTACTTCTACGTCTACACGGTGATGCAACTGCCCACCGGGGTGCTGGTGGATACCCTGGGCTGTCGCCGGGTGCTGGTCTGGGGCGGTGTGACGGCGGGGCTGGGTTCTCTCCTGCTGGGGCTGGCCCCCAGCTTCGAGTGGGCCCTGGCGGGCCGCACCCTGGTCGGGCTGGGCGTATCGGTGGCCTTCATCGCCATGTTGAAACTGATTGCCACCGACTATGACGAGTCCCGTTTTGCCTCCATGGTGGGCCTGGGCATCCTGCTGGCCAACCTGGGCTCCGTGGCGGCTGGAGCCCCCCTGGCCTGGTTGGCCCAGGCCATCGGTTGGCGCACGGTGTTCCTGGCCGTGGGGGGCCTTTCCCTGGCACTGGCGCTGCTGAGCCGATTCGGCATCCGTGAAGTACCGAGGGTCCGTGGCGATCGAACCGTCTGGCTGGGGGGGCTGTGGCGAGTGATGAGCAATCGGGCCACCTGGCCAGGCTTCTTCGCCAACCTGGGTCTGGCAGGGGCTTTCTTTGCGTTTGCAGGACTCTGGGCCGTGCCCTATCTGACCCAGGTGCATGGCATGGGCCGGGGGCTGGCATCGACCCATGTCAGTGTCTATTTCATCGGCTACGCCTGCGGCGCCGCGCTTTGGGGGCAGGTCTCCGACCGCCTGGGCAGGCGCCGGCCAGTGATGATCGGGGTTTCCGGCGCCCATGCCCTGCTCTGGTGGGTCTGGCTGATGGGATCGCTGCCCCTGTGGGGCAGTCTCCTGTTGTGCTGTGCCCTGGGGCTGTGCTCGGCGGGCTTCACCCTGTCCTGGGCCTGCGCCAAGGAAGTCAATCCGGTGGCCCTCTCGGGCATGGCCACGGGCCTGGTAAATGTGGGATGCTTCCTGGGGGCCAGTATCCTGCAACCCCTGTTCGGCTGGGTGATGGACCTGGGCTGGCAGGGGGCCATTCTGAACGGCGCCCGGCTTTACAGCGCCGCCGACTACGCCAACGGCATCCGCCTGCTGGCCTTGGCGGCTCTGATGGGTTGGTGCGCCACTTTTTTCATCCGCGAGACCCGCTGTCGCAACATTTCCGGAGAACTGAAATGA
- a CDS encoding ANTAR domain-containing response regulator, which translates to MLRVLVIDESQERAGELCAGLALSGYQVVALLPSSADLHDRVEAISPDVILIQTDSPSRDTLEHLAMLNADLPRPVVMFAKDHNSRQIRRAIKAGVSAYVVDGLATHRLQPVIEVAIARFEEHLQLRTERDRATRKLADRVVIDRAKGVLMKARGFDEEGAYQALRKMAMDRGQPLRDVAANVLEMAQLLL; encoded by the coding sequence ATGTTGCGTGTTCTGGTCATAGACGAATCCCAGGAGCGAGCCGGCGAGCTATGCGCGGGCCTGGCTCTCTCCGGCTATCAGGTGGTGGCCCTGTTGCCTTCATCGGCCGATCTCCACGACCGGGTGGAGGCCATCTCTCCCGACGTGATTCTGATCCAGACCGACTCCCCCTCCCGGGACACCCTGGAGCATCTGGCCATGCTCAACGCGGACCTGCCCCGGCCCGTGGTGATGTTTGCCAAGGATCACAACAGTCGTCAGATTCGCCGGGCCATCAAGGCCGGGGTCTCCGCCTATGTGGTGGATGGCCTGGCCACCCATCGTCTGCAGCCGGTGATCGAAGTGGCCATTGCCCGTTTCGAGGAGCACCTGCAACTGCGTACGGAACGGGACCGAGCTACCCGCAAGCTGGCTGACCGGGTGGTGATCGACCGGGCCAAGGGCGTGCTGATGAAGGCCCGTGGCTTCGACGAGGAGGGCGCCTACCAGGCCCTGCGCAAGATGGCCATGGACCGGGGCCAGCCCCTGCGCGACGTGGCCGCCAATGTGCTGGAGATGGCGCAACTGCTGCTCTGA
- a CDS encoding efflux RND transporter periplasmic adaptor subunit, producing MRWLVLSLSLLCAFPAGAALVSPPVTALAELREVDAGYAAEGTVEAVRQAIVAAQVAGRVVDLPVDAGQRVRQGQVLARLDSREAAEGVAAAQAQFKQAQAQYERTRDLHARQFVSQAALDRAEADFRAARAQAGAAGAGLSHGTVTSPLAGLVGLRHVELGEMAQPGRPLLTVFDPRSLRVVASLPQQHLAEVTKATRARVEFPETGRWIDGVRFEVLPMADPQTHAATARVLLPEGVEGLVPGLFARVHFVSGRVRKLTVPPSAVVRRGEVTGLYVVDEKGGQRLRQVRLGEPLANGEREVLAGLRPGERYAVDGARATLNRDVVR from the coding sequence ATGCGCTGGCTAGTCTTGTCGTTGTCGCTGCTGTGCGCCTTCCCGGCGGGGGCCGCACTCGTGTCGCCGCCTGTCACGGCTCTGGCCGAATTGCGGGAAGTGGATGCCGGCTATGCCGCCGAGGGCACCGTGGAAGCCGTGCGCCAGGCCATCGTAGCGGCCCAGGTGGCGGGGCGGGTAGTGGATCTGCCGGTGGATGCGGGGCAACGGGTGCGCCAGGGCCAGGTGCTGGCGCGGCTGGACAGCCGGGAGGCGGCCGAGGGCGTGGCCGCGGCCCAGGCCCAGTTCAAGCAGGCCCAGGCCCAGTACGAACGGACCCGGGATCTCCATGCCCGCCAGTTCGTCAGCCAGGCGGCCCTGGATCGGGCCGAGGCCGATTTCCGGGCGGCACGGGCCCAGGCCGGTGCCGCCGGGGCCGGTCTTTCCCACGGCACGGTGACATCTCCCCTGGCGGGCCTGGTGGGCCTGCGCCATGTGGAACTGGGGGAGATGGCCCAGCCCGGCCGCCCCCTGTTGACGGTGTTCGATCCCCGCAGCCTGCGGGTGGTGGCCAGCCTGCCCCAGCAGCATCTGGCGGAGGTGACCAAGGCGACCCGAGCGCGGGTGGAATTTCCCGAGACGGGGCGCTGGATCGACGGTGTCCGCTTTGAAGTGCTGCCCATGGCCGACCCCCAGACCCATGCCGCCACCGCCCGGGTGCTGTTGCCGGAAGGCGTCGAGGGCCTGGTGCCGGGACTGTTCGCCCGGGTTCATTTCGTTTCGGGGCGGGTCAGGAAACTCACCGTGCCACCCAGCGCGGTGGTGCGGCGGGGAGAGGTGACGGGCCTCTACGTGGTGGACGAGAAGGGCGGCCAGCGCCTGCGCCAGGTGCGCCTGGGAGAGCCTCTGGCCAATGGGGAAAGGGAAGTCCTGGCCGGCCTGCGGCCGGGGGAACGCTATGCCGTGGATGGCGCCCGGGCGACCCTGAATCGTGACGTGGTCCGCTGA